The Actinobacillus equuli genome includes a window with the following:
- the nrfE gene encoding heme lyase NrfEFG subunit NrfE gives MLPELGYFALILATVVAVFQVGLSLWGELFKRPQLLSLNPLFSGVQALCCTVSFGALAHAFLSDDFSVIYVAQHSNSQLPDFFKFAATWGGHEGSMLFWLTALTLWTSVFCIFSDKSDRLFNYRTQAMLGLISLGFMLFILLVSNPFERSFPPPPEGRDLNPMLQDVGLIFHPPLLYLGYVGFAVSFAMIVASLLSGVLDAATTRWIRPWAMISWGFLTAGIILGAWWAYYELGWGGWWFWDPVENASLMPWLLGTALIHSLIVSEQRGIFSYWTILLAIFAFALSLLGTFIVRSGVLTSVHAFAVDPDRGMALLILFFSLSFIALALFAFRVNLWQGEVRFRLFSKETGFLLLNGLLTIATCAVVLGTFYPMIFTAMSWGSISVGAPYFNSIFAPLAVFLMLAMGLAVILRWKQIPLKTILLKLALLPIALGFAVGLIQHTIAQTQLYQFELLPLLFVTLAMWIILTHIPYLQYMWQIRPLAMRLAHIGFAICVIGAMMNSYYGDEIGVRLKPDQQANLAGFTFRYEGYRDVIGANYTAEQAIFSIAKAGEELALVAPERRYYDVRTMTMAEVGLYHHGLDDVYIVMGDKFGNLEYAFRLHYKPYVRALWLGGIMMVIASILALFGYRRK, from the coding sequence ATGCTCCCTGAGTTGGGTTATTTTGCATTGATTTTGGCTACAGTCGTAGCCGTTTTTCAAGTGGGCTTGTCGCTGTGGGGCGAACTATTTAAACGTCCGCAATTACTGAGCTTGAATCCGTTATTTAGCGGAGTACAGGCGCTATGTTGTACAGTCTCGTTCGGGGCCTTGGCGCACGCATTTCTGAGCGATGATTTTTCTGTCATTTATGTTGCACAGCATTCCAATAGTCAATTACCGGACTTCTTTAAATTTGCAGCGACTTGGGGCGGACATGAAGGCTCAATGCTATTTTGGCTCACCGCATTAACTCTTTGGACCAGCGTGTTTTGCATTTTTTCCGATAAATCCGACCGCTTGTTTAACTACCGCACCCAAGCGATGCTAGGGCTGATCAGCCTTGGCTTTATGCTGTTTATCTTATTAGTTTCCAATCCGTTTGAACGTAGTTTTCCACCGCCACCGGAAGGACGAGATCTAAACCCGATGTTACAAGATGTCGGGTTAATCTTTCATCCGCCGTTACTTTATTTAGGCTATGTCGGTTTTGCGGTAAGTTTTGCGATGATTGTGGCGAGCTTACTTTCTGGTGTATTAGATGCGGCAACTACACGTTGGATTCGCCCATGGGCAATGATTTCATGGGGATTTTTAACCGCCGGTATTATTTTAGGTGCTTGGTGGGCTTATTATGAGCTGGGCTGGGGCGGCTGGTGGTTCTGGGATCCGGTCGAAAACGCTTCATTAATGCCATGGTTATTAGGTACGGCATTAATTCATTCTCTGATTGTGAGCGAGCAAAGAGGTATTTTTAGCTATTGGACGATTTTATTGGCCATTTTTGCTTTCGCATTGAGTCTGCTTGGGACTTTTATTGTTCGTTCAGGCGTCTTAACCTCAGTACATGCTTTTGCAGTTGACCCGGATCGGGGGATGGCATTACTGATTCTATTTTTCAGTTTAAGTTTTATTGCATTAGCGCTATTCGCTTTCCGCGTAAATTTATGGCAAGGCGAAGTGCGTTTTCGCTTGTTCTCAAAAGAAACCGGCTTTCTGTTATTGAACGGATTGTTGACGATCGCCACTTGCGCCGTGGTACTCGGTACGTTTTATCCGATGATTTTTACTGCAATGAGCTGGGGTTCAATTTCAGTCGGTGCGCCTTATTTCAATAGCATATTTGCGCCGTTAGCCGTGTTTCTTATGTTAGCGATGGGGCTGGCGGTGATATTGCGTTGGAAGCAGATTCCATTAAAAACGATTTTATTAAAACTGGCTTTGTTGCCGATTGCATTAGGATTTGCGGTCGGGTTGATTCAACATACGATTGCGCAAACGCAGCTATATCAATTCGAGCTATTACCTTTATTGTTTGTGACGTTAGCTATGTGGATCATTTTGACCCATATTCCTTATTTGCAATATATGTGGCAAATTCGACCGCTTGCAATGCGTTTAGCGCATATCGGTTTTGCCATTTGTGTGATTGGCGCGATGATGAATAGTTATTATGGCGATGAGATTGGTGTGCGCCTCAAGCCGGATCAACAAGCGAATTTAGCTGGTTTTACTTTCCGATATGAAGGCTATCGTGATGTTATCGGAGCCAACTATACAGCGGAACAAGCGATTTTTAGTATTGCTAAAGCGGGAGAAGAATTAGCGTTAGTTGCGCCAGAGCGCCGTTATTATGATGTGAGAACTATGACAATGGCGGAAGTCGGTTTGTATCATCATGGCTTAGATGACGTGTATATCGTAATGGGCGATAAATTCGGTAACTTAGAATATGCGTTCCGCTTACATTATAAGCCTTATGTCAGAGCATTATGGCTTGGCGGTATTATGATGGTTATCGCCTCAATTTTAGCGCTGTTTGGTTATCGCCGTAAATAA
- the hutZ gene encoding heme utilization protein HutZ, translating to MTVTNRQEVLQNRLGPEIQELKENILTIVLSTVDKDGNPNVSYAPFVINNGEYQVLISTIARHARNLIEVPKVSLMLIDDESKSRQIFARRRLTFDATSRLIEREGEEWESGLKALKARHGDLIDELSKMKDFKLFSFKPTQGLFVKGFGKAFEVSPDDLVNIVHLDEGHKTE from the coding sequence ATGACTGTGACTAATCGTCAAGAAGTCTTACAAAATCGCTTAGGACCTGAAATTCAAGAATTAAAAGAAAATATTCTAACGATTGTGCTTTCAACGGTGGATAAAGACGGTAACCCGAATGTGAGTTATGCGCCTTTTGTGATTAATAATGGTGAATACCAAGTACTGATTTCGACTATTGCTCGTCATGCACGTAATTTAATTGAAGTACCGAAAGTATCGTTAATGTTGATTGATGATGAATCTAAAAGCCGTCAAATTTTTGCTCGTCGTCGTTTAACTTTTGATGCGACTTCTCGTTTAATCGAGCGTGAAGGCGAAGAGTGGGAAAGTGGTTTGAAAGCATTGAAAGCGCGTCATGGCGATCTTATTGATGAGCTTTCGAAAATGAAAGATTTCAAATTATTTAGTTTTAAACCGACACAAGGTCTTTTTGTAAAAGGCTTTGGTAAGGCGTTTGAAGTTAGCCCGGATGATCTTGTGAATATCGTTCACTTAGATGAAGGTCATAAAACAGAATAA
- the nrfF gene encoding heme lyase NrfEFG subunit NrfF, translated as MKLLQKIWLFLPLVLSGIAQAEMVDTFQFQRESDRVRAVALAKSLRCPQCQNQNLVESNATTAYKLRLEVYEMVNQGKSDEEIIQIMTNRFGHFVNYDPPVNAQTWVLWGMPFGLCLILLSLIVWRTKKK; from the coding sequence ATGAAACTTTTGCAAAAAATTTGGCTTTTTTTACCGCTTGTATTGAGTGGTATTGCACAAGCGGAAATGGTTGATACCTTTCAATTTCAGCGAGAGTCAGACCGAGTAAGAGCGGTGGCGTTAGCAAAATCGCTGCGCTGCCCGCAATGTCAAAATCAAAACCTGGTGGAATCAAATGCCACTACCGCTTATAAACTACGTTTGGAAGTTTATGAAATGGTCAATCAAGGTAAAAGCGATGAAGAAATTATTCAAATTATGACCAATCGCTTCGGGCATTTTGTGAATTACGATCCGCCGGTTAATGCTCAAACTTGGGTGTTATGGGGAATGCCGTTCGGATTATGTTTAATTTTATTAAGCTTAATTGTTTGGCGCACGAAAAAGAAATAG
- a CDS encoding chorismate mutase has product MSLDLSNIRQQITQLDRHLLKLLAERHRLAFDVVRSKEITQKPLRDIEREKELLQALVNHAEAENYQLDPQYVTQIFQRIIEDSVLTQQNYLQNKLNEQKEQNVSIAFLGMRGSYSNMASRQFAKKYQGSLIELSCDSFQQVFDKVSEGEAEFGVLPLENTTSGSINDVYDLLQHTDLAVVGELAYPIKHCVLANGNIDLAEIDTLYSHPQVIQQCSQFIQSLNKVHIKYCESSSHAMQMVARLNKPNIVALGNEDGGKLYGLTNIKTDIANQQNNITRFIVVAKQAINVSPQVQTKTLLLMTTSQQAGALVDALMVFKQHQIRMTKLESRPIYGKPWEEMFYVELEANTHAENTQQALKALEDVTSYVKVLGCYPSEIIEPVKL; this is encoded by the coding sequence ATGTCTTTAGATCTATCCAATATCCGCCAACAAATCACCCAACTTGACCGCCATTTACTGAAATTACTTGCCGAACGTCATCGGCTTGCTTTTGATGTTGTTCGTAGCAAAGAAATCACACAAAAACCGCTACGTGATATCGAACGAGAAAAAGAGCTATTACAAGCACTAGTAAACCATGCCGAAGCGGAAAATTACCAATTAGATCCGCAATATGTCACACAAATTTTCCAACGTATTATCGAAGATTCCGTGTTGACTCAGCAAAATTATCTGCAAAATAAATTAAACGAGCAAAAAGAACAAAATGTATCGATTGCCTTTTTAGGTATGCGTGGTTCTTATTCCAATATGGCGTCTCGTCAATTTGCTAAAAAATATCAAGGTTCTTTAATTGAATTGAGCTGTGATTCGTTCCAACAAGTGTTTGATAAGGTGAGTGAAGGTGAAGCCGAATTTGGTGTGCTTCCGCTTGAAAACACCACTTCAGGTTCAATCAATGACGTATATGATTTATTACAACATACCGATTTAGCGGTAGTTGGTGAATTAGCTTACCCGATCAAGCACTGCGTACTGGCAAACGGTAATATAGATCTTGCTGAAATTGATACCTTGTACAGTCACCCACAAGTGATTCAACAATGCAGCCAATTTATTCAAAGCCTGAATAAAGTCCATATCAAGTATTGCGAAAGCAGCTCACACGCAATGCAGATGGTCGCTCGTTTAAATAAGCCGAATATCGTCGCATTAGGCAATGAGGACGGCGGTAAACTCTACGGTTTAACCAATATCAAAACCGATATTGCCAACCAACAAAACAATATCACACGTTTTATCGTGGTAGCGAAACAAGCGATTAACGTTTCGCCACAAGTACAAACAAAAACGTTATTACTGATGACCACTTCTCAACAAGCCGGTGCATTAGTGGATGCGTTAATGGTCTTTAAACAACATCAAATCCGAATGACCAAATTGGAATCTCGCCCGATTTACGGTAAACCTTGGGAAGAAATGTTCTATGTGGAACTAGAAGCAAATACGCATGCTGAAAATACCCAACAGGCGTTAAAAGCTTTAGAAGATGTAACAAGCTATGTCAAAGTATTAGGTTGTTACCCAAGTGAAATTATTGAGCCGGTAAAACTATAA
- the prlC gene encoding oligopeptidase A, with translation MSNPLLNYTGLPAFSQIKPEHIQPAVEAVIKECRDTIEQVAQIENPTWENFYMPQAIAGDKFARAWSPIGHLNGVKNSPELREAYQACLPLLSEYSTWAGQHQGLYQGYVKLKNSPEFESYSLAQKKAIENSLRDFELSGISLPADKQKRYGEVSVRLSELSSQFSNNVLDATMGWDIVITDEAQLQGLPESALEAAKLSAESKGKKGYRFTLEFPSYYPVLTYCENRELRAAIYKEYATRASDQGSNAGKWDNSANIDEKLKLRLEMAQLLGFETYADLSLATKMAENPQQVVDFLEDLAKRSKAQGEKELAELHAFVEQEYGVTELQPWDIAFYSEKQKQALYAINDEELRPYFPEDRVLSGLFELMKRIFGLRIEEKFGIDTWHEDVRFFQIYDEQNEERGAFYLDLYARENKRGGAWMDDCINQKRLADGALQKPVAYLTCNFNKPIGDKPALFTHDEVTTLFHEFGHGIHHMLTQIDVGDVAGINGVPWDAVELPSQFLENWCWEAEALEFISGHYQTGEPLPKDKLTQLLKAKNFQAAMFVLRQLEFGLFDFRLHLAQPREGLVLDTLKAVKADVAVVRTPEWVRTPHSFSHIFAGGYAAGYYSYLWAEVLSADAFAKFEEDGIFNRATGQSYLDNILTRGGSEEPMVLFERFRGRKPTLDALLRHKGIAN, from the coding sequence ATGTCCAATCCTCTTTTAAATTACACCGGTTTACCTGCATTTTCACAAATCAAACCGGAGCATATCCAACCTGCAGTAGAAGCAGTGATTAAAGAATGTCGCGATACTATTGAACAAGTTGCTCAAATCGAAAATCCGACTTGGGAAAATTTCTACATGCCGCAGGCAATTGCCGGAGATAAATTTGCGCGTGCATGGTCGCCTATCGGTCATCTAAACGGGGTAAAAAACTCGCCGGAACTACGTGAAGCTTATCAGGCTTGCTTACCGCTACTTTCCGAATACAGTACTTGGGCGGGACAACACCAAGGCTTATATCAAGGCTATGTAAAACTTAAAAACTCACCGGAGTTTGAGAGCTATTCGCTTGCACAGAAAAAAGCGATTGAAAACAGTCTACGTGATTTCGAACTTTCAGGGATTTCATTACCCGCAGATAAACAAAAACGTTATGGCGAAGTGTCTGTCCGTTTATCTGAACTCAGCTCGCAATTCAGTAATAATGTCCTTGATGCCACAATGGGCTGGGATATCGTGATCACAGACGAAGCACAGCTTCAAGGCTTGCCTGAATCCGCCTTAGAAGCGGCAAAACTTTCTGCGGAAAGCAAAGGTAAAAAAGGTTACCGCTTTACTTTAGAATTCCCAAGTTACTATCCGGTACTGACTTACTGCGAAAACCGTGAACTACGTGCGGCAATTTATAAAGAGTATGCAACCCGTGCTTCTGATCAAGGCTCAAATGCAGGCAAATGGGATAACTCGGCAAATATCGATGAGAAACTTAAATTACGCTTAGAAATGGCGCAATTATTAGGTTTTGAAACTTATGCTGATCTTTCTCTTGCTACCAAAATGGCGGAGAACCCGCAACAAGTTGTCGATTTCTTAGAAGATTTAGCCAAACGTTCAAAAGCACAAGGTGAAAAAGAATTAGCGGAATTACATGCTTTTGTGGAACAAGAATACGGCGTAACCGAACTTCAGCCGTGGGATATTGCATTCTATAGTGAAAAGCAAAAACAAGCGTTATATGCAATCAATGATGAAGAACTTCGCCCTTATTTCCCGGAAGATCGTGTACTTTCTGGCTTATTTGAATTAATGAAACGTATTTTCGGCTTACGTATCGAAGAAAAATTCGGTATTGATACTTGGCACGAAGACGTGCGTTTCTTCCAAATTTACGATGAGCAAAACGAAGAACGCGGTGCATTCTATTTAGATTTATACGCACGTGAAAATAAACGTGGCGGTGCGTGGATGGATGATTGTATCAACCAAAAACGTTTAGCGGACGGAGCATTACAAAAACCGGTAGCATACTTAACTTGTAACTTTAATAAACCGATTGGCGATAAGCCGGCACTCTTTACACATGACGAAGTCACTACGTTATTCCATGAGTTCGGTCACGGTATCCATCATATGCTAACCCAAATTGATGTCGGTGATGTTGCGGGGATCAACGGTGTGCCATGGGATGCGGTGGAATTACCGAGCCAATTCTTAGAAAACTGGTGTTGGGAAGCGGAAGCACTTGAATTTATTTCGGGGCATTATCAAACCGGCGAACCGTTACCGAAAGATAAATTAACCCAGTTACTCAAGGCGAAAAACTTCCAAGCGGCAATGTTTGTATTAAGACAATTAGAGTTCGGTTTATTCGATTTCCGTTTGCATTTGGCACAACCTCGTGAAGGCTTGGTGTTAGATACCTTAAAAGCAGTAAAAGCGGATGTTGCTGTGGTTCGCACACCTGAATGGGTGCGTACCCCACATAGCTTTAGCCATATTTTCGCAGGTGGCTATGCCGCAGGTTATTACAGTTACTTATGGGCGGAAGTATTATCAGCGGATGCCTTTGCAAAATTTGAAGAGGACGGTATTTTCAACCGAGCGACAGGTCAATCTTATTTAGATAATATTCTGACGCGTGGCGGTTCGGAAGAACCGATGGTATTGTTTGAACGTTTCCGTGGTCGTAAACCAACCTTAGACGCATTATTACGTCATAAGGGTATTGCTAACTAA
- a CDS encoding pyridoxamine 5'-phosphate oxidase family protein — protein sequence MQKRIANFLNKKYLCTLSVADDKQPWAVACFYKFDEANCRLIYMSSEQTTHSKILHKNPQVAGTIFSPTRFHSSIQGIQFLGIVNLLSGEEAKIARELYEAEFKPYVDDRLAIWEVKLEQVRLIDNSLGKFGKMEWKKGDPEVSDDFQTIQLA from the coding sequence ATGCAGAAACGCATAGCTAATTTTCTTAATAAAAAATACCTCTGTACTTTATCTGTAGCAGACGATAAGCAGCCTTGGGCTGTAGCATGCTTTTATAAATTTGATGAGGCGAATTGTCGCTTAATCTATATGAGTTCAGAACAGACAACCCACTCTAAAATTTTGCATAAAAATCCCCAAGTCGCCGGTACTATATTCTCCCCGACTCGCTTTCATTCTTCCATTCAAGGTATCCAATTTCTTGGCATAGTAAATCTCCTAAGTGGCGAAGAAGCGAAAATTGCAAGAGAGTTATATGAGGCAGAATTTAAACCATATGTCGATGATAGGTTAGCTATTTGGGAAGTAAAATTAGAGCAGGTTCGCCTAATTGATAATTCACTTGGTAAATTTGGCAAAATGGAATGGAAAAAAGGTGATCCAGAAGTAAGCGATGATTTTCAAACCATACAGCTCGCCTAG
- a CDS encoding TPR domain-containing protein: MKTRAEINHENYQQAVKFAENFADELKAEYLNEAEQRYHFEQQASQSLQNFSKNRPLVGGLLFALSFAIAAICYWQTERYQIVNRGEQLHQAFQIQAGQEDKEQKNNRYVLSLQDRLRENPNNGELWYELGQAYALNNDFGSALICYGNAQKVLGEKAAIFGAMAAAKYYQEGKTISVQTQQWLDKALSLDKKESTSLLLLASHAYANKQYQQAIDFWRQVLDGENESIDRRAIIQSIEMAHQSLK; encoded by the coding sequence ATGAAAACAAGAGCAGAAATTAATCACGAAAATTATCAGCAAGCGGTTAAATTTGCCGAAAATTTTGCAGATGAGCTGAAAGCGGAGTATCTCAATGAAGCGGAACAACGTTATCATTTTGAGCAGCAAGCCAGCCAATCTTTGCAAAACTTTTCTAAAAACAGACCGCTTGTCGGAGGGCTTCTATTCGCATTGAGCTTTGCGATTGCCGCCATTTGTTATTGGCAAACGGAACGTTATCAGATAGTGAACCGAGGCGAGCAGTTGCATCAAGCTTTTCAAATCCAAGCAGGGCAAGAAGATAAAGAACAAAAAAATAATCGTTATGTTTTAAGCCTGCAAGATCGCTTACGAGAAAACCCGAATAACGGGGAATTATGGTATGAACTGGGGCAAGCTTACGCCTTAAATAATGATTTTGGTTCCGCCTTAATTTGTTATGGCAATGCGCAAAAAGTTTTGGGTGAGAAAGCCGCTATTTTTGGTGCAATGGCAGCCGCCAAATATTATCAAGAAGGAAAAACAATCTCGGTTCAGACCCAACAGTGGCTTGATAAAGCGTTGAGTTTAGATAAAAAAGAGAGTACCAGTTTGTTGTTACTTGCTTCTCATGCTTATGCGAATAAACAGTATCAACAAGCGATTGATTTTTGGCGTCAGGTACTTGACGGAGAGAATGAATCAATCGATCGCCGAGCAATTATTCAGAGCATCGAAATGGCTCATCAATCCCTGAAATAA
- a CDS encoding TonB-dependent hemoglobin/transferrin/lactoferrin family receptor: MIVIKFRFNLSVAALCVLQYNFALAQEQVQLDTVIVKDGIQQQKISEIKKSAKQLAKQQVQDSRDLVRYETGVTVVETGRMGSSGYAVRGVDENRVAITVDGLHQAETLSSQGFKELFEGYGNFNNTRNSVEIETLKQATIRKGADSVRVGSGALGGAVMFETKDARDFLTEKDYHFGYKTGYSSADNQKANSLTFAGRYKNFDILALKTWRDGHELENYDYKTANGSVQGKEREKADPYSIKKDSTLIKFGYSPSDNHRISVVADLYEKKNRGHDFSYNLKPTTYINVDEYELRHTNDKSKRQNYAFVYENFSANPLWDTLKLTYSTQKIKNRARTDDYCDGAHCKETSNPAGLQLKDGKVVDRDGNQPKLGVGELGLTTITDSKGTYTEGVNLVRDYWFDCSVFDCNKSVTAYKKSYDGTITSEQVALDKTYTDEKGRKFAAITNKQFNNVLLPESKGYTENIYTERDLDTNTKQVNLDLTKSFSLFEKEHSLEYGGSYAHTEKKMVNRSGFGATSNSQWWAKRFLGMKRDFFKGTEEPINCKNATGSDQWNGLLCPNEDTFSFLIPVEAKNGSLYFADNLKANNYLSFDIGYRYDDISYKPKYVAGQTAKIPDDMLQGLFVPLPERPSKEQIRQNAEENIKYLSRNVKYQKHSYSLAATADPFSFLRVQVKYANGFRAPTSDELYFTFKHPDFSVLPNVDLKAERAETKEAALTLHGDLGFITTSYFKTDYDNFIDLKYLGPKNLVNAFGGSATARPYQIYQNVNRQDAKVNGLEINSKLNFGQLWQALEGFNVSYKYTYQKGKMEGNLPLNAIQPRTSVFGLGYEHPEDKFGVDVYVTRVSAKKAEDTYNMYHSEEKAKDSYLKWRSDAYTLLDMIAYVKPWKNVTLQAGVYNLQNRKYLTWESVRSIRPFGTSNLINQATGKGLNRFTAPGRNFKLTAEVTF; the protein is encoded by the coding sequence ATGATTGTGATTAAGTTTCGTTTTAACCTGTCTGTTGCGGCACTTTGTGTTTTGCAATATAACTTTGCATTGGCACAGGAACAAGTGCAGCTCGACACTGTTATTGTAAAAGATGGCATTCAGCAACAGAAAATTTCTGAAATCAAAAAATCAGCGAAACAACTCGCAAAACAACAGGTACAAGATTCGAGAGATCTTGTTCGTTATGAAACCGGTGTGACGGTGGTTGAAACCGGACGTATGGGCAGTAGCGGTTATGCGGTGCGAGGTGTAGATGAGAACCGTGTTGCAATTACAGTAGATGGCTTACATCAAGCGGAAACGCTTTCATCTCAAGGTTTTAAAGAATTATTTGAAGGGTACGGCAATTTTAATAATACTCGTAACTCGGTAGAAATCGAAACGCTGAAACAAGCAACGATTCGTAAAGGTGCGGATTCTGTTCGTGTCGGTAGCGGCGCTTTAGGCGGTGCTGTGATGTTTGAAACCAAAGATGCTCGTGATTTTTTAACGGAAAAAGATTACCACTTTGGTTATAAAACCGGTTATTCAAGTGCTGATAATCAAAAAGCTAATTCTTTGACCTTTGCCGGTCGTTATAAAAATTTTGATATTTTAGCGTTAAAAACTTGGCGGGACGGTCATGAATTGGAAAACTATGACTACAAAACGGCTAACGGTAGTGTACAGGGGAAAGAGCGAGAGAAAGCGGATCCTTATTCAATTAAGAAAGATAGTACCTTAATTAAATTTGGTTATTCACCTTCGGATAATCACCGCATTAGCGTAGTTGCGGATTTGTATGAGAAGAAAAACAGAGGTCACGATTTCTCCTACAACTTAAAGCCGACAACTTACATTAACGTTGACGAATATGAGTTACGTCATACGAATGATAAGAGTAAGCGCCAAAATTATGCGTTTGTGTATGAGAATTTTAGTGCGAATCCATTATGGGATACGTTAAAACTCACTTATTCAACGCAAAAAATTAAGAATCGCGCAAGAACGGATGATTATTGTGACGGGGCCCATTGTAAGGAAACGAGTAATCCGGCTGGATTACAGTTAAAAGACGGCAAAGTAGTAGATAGAGACGGTAATCAACCGAAGTTAGGTGTCGGCGAATTAGGGCTAACCACAATTACCGATTCAAAAGGTACTTACACTGAAGGTGTAAATTTGGTGAGAGATTATTGGTTTGATTGTAGTGTTTTTGACTGTAATAAGTCTGTAACGGCCTATAAAAAAAGCTACGATGGCACGATTACATCTGAACAAGTTGCTTTAGATAAAACCTATACGGATGAGAAAGGACGAAAATTTGCGGCAATTACTAATAAGCAATTCAATAATGTCCTATTACCGGAAAGCAAAGGCTATACGGAAAATATTTATACCGAACGAGATTTAGATACGAATACGAAGCAAGTTAATCTTGATTTAACCAAATCATTTTCTTTATTTGAGAAAGAGCATTCGTTGGAATATGGTGGTAGTTACGCTCATACAGAGAAAAAGATGGTTAACCGCAGTGGTTTTGGTGCAACGAGTAATAGCCAGTGGTGGGCGAAACGTTTTCTGGGGATGAAACGAGATTTCTTTAAAGGAACGGAAGAACCTATCAATTGTAAAAATGCAACCGGTAGCGATCAATGGAACGGTTTACTTTGTCCGAATGAAGATACATTTTCATTCTTAATTCCGGTTGAGGCGAAAAATGGCTCGTTATATTTTGCTGATAATTTAAAAGCAAATAACTATTTAAGTTTTGATATCGGCTACCGCTATGATGATATTAGCTATAAGCCCAAATATGTTGCGGGACAGACGGCGAAGATTCCGGACGATATGTTACAAGGGCTATTCGTGCCGCTACCGGAGCGACCGTCAAAAGAACAGATTCGCCAAAATGCCGAAGAAAACATTAAATATTTATCACGTAATGTGAAATATCAAAAACATTCTTATTCATTAGCGGCAACAGCGGATCCGTTTAGTTTTTTACGTGTGCAAGTAAAATACGCGAATGGATTTAGAGCGCCGACTTCGGATGAGCTTTATTTTACCTTTAAGCATCCGGATTTTTCCGTATTGCCTAATGTGGATCTTAAGGCTGAACGTGCAGAAACCAAAGAAGCAGCGTTAACTTTACATGGTGATTTAGGCTTTATTACGACCAGTTACTTTAAAACGGATTATGATAATTTTATTGATTTAAAATATCTTGGTCCTAAAAATTTAGTGAATGCTTTTGGTGGTAGTGCAACGGCAAGACCCTATCAAATTTACCAAAATGTAAACCGCCAAGATGCGAAGGTGAATGGTTTGGAAATTAACTCTAAACTGAATTTTGGCCAATTATGGCAAGCTTTAGAAGGTTTTAACGTAAGTTATAAATACACTTATCAAAAAGGTAAGATGGAAGGGAATCTACCACTTAACGCAATTCAACCAAGAACCTCCGTGTTTGGTTTAGGCTATGAGCATCCGGAAGATAAATTCGGTGTAGATGTTTATGTTACCCGTGTAAGTGCGAAGAAGGCGGAAGATACTTACAATATGTATCACAGCGAAGAAAAAGCAAAAGATAGCTACTTAAAATGGCGTAGCGATGCTTATACGTTGTTAGATATGATTGCTTATGTTAAACCGTGGAAAAACGTTACCTTGCAAGCAGGTGTTTATAATTTACAGAATCGCAAATATCTGACTTGGGAATCGGTTCGTTCAATTCGTCCGTTTGGTACGAGTAACTTGATTAACCAAGCGACAGGTAAAGGATTAAATCGTTTCACTGCTCCCGGAAGAAACTTTAAGTTAACCGCAGAGGTAACTTTCTAA
- a CDS encoding redoxin family protein, with product MKKAFLFLPLLLLVALVAFLTVPLMNKDALAPTEDWRDKPFPEFVGKNLLDPHARLNNNSLPKEPYILNVWASWCTWCIKEFPILLKLKEQGVPIVGLTYTDEPNAARAALNRWGNPFNLIIDDYERSFLIQTLKVSSAPSSYLIDKHGIVRYQQKGYNPDFEKDFLPRLEALRKEP from the coding sequence ATGAAAAAAGCCTTTTTATTTTTGCCTTTATTATTATTGGTTGCTTTAGTGGCGTTCCTTACCGTGCCGTTAATGAATAAAGACGCATTAGCGCCAACCGAAGATTGGCGAGATAAACCGTTTCCTGAATTTGTCGGCAAGAATTTGTTAGATCCGCACGCACGTTTAAATAATAACAGCTTACCGAAAGAGCCTTATATTCTGAATGTGTGGGCAAGCTGGTGTACTTGGTGTATTAAAGAATTTCCGATTTTATTAAAGCTTAAAGAGCAGGGTGTTCCGATTGTCGGTTTAACTTACACCGATGAACCGAATGCGGCGAGAGCGGCATTAAATCGTTGGGGAAACCCGTTTAATTTGATTATTGATGATTATGAACGTAGCTTTTTAATTCAAACGCTAAAAGTCTCTTCTGCGCCTTCAAGTTATTTAATTGATAAGCATGGGATCGTGCGTTATCAGCAAAAAGGCTATAACCCGGATTTCGAAAAAGATTTTCTTCCTCGTTTAGAAGCATTACGTAAGGAACCTTAA